A window of the Cucurbita pepo subsp. pepo cultivar mu-cu-16 chromosome LG01, ASM280686v2, whole genome shotgun sequence genome harbors these coding sequences:
- the LOC111807389 gene encoding protein DA1-related 2-like isoform X1, producing the protein MPPSGVNHLSQPCISGDSSSSYADKKSGWMKWLSKIFRSGGNRGGSGGGSRHPHQHLGDQENVLWRAPARSSEDPSKAHKEKEELDRAIALSLAEDLKRRNRHRWRTENDEAIAREMQDKMNLSPYPSVAPPQFHPGDISRRYCGGCKRAISYGNYLGCMGTYFHPGCFCCRSCGYPITEHEFSLSGKDPYHKSCFKELTHPKCEVCHQFIPTNRAGLIEYRCHPFWSQKYCPSHEHDNTARCCSCERLESWNARYISLGDGRSLCLECMESAIMDTGDCQPLYHSIRDYYEGMNMRIDQQIPMLLVERQALNEAIVGEKHGFHHMPETRGLCLSEEQTVTSILKRPRIGGHRLIGMRTQLQKLTRRCEVTAILVLYGLPSFHRLLTGAILAHELMHGWLRLKGYRNLNPEVEEGICQVLSYMWLESEVMPGSKSGPSTSTASSSSSSSSSYYSSSSKKGGKSSAENKLGEFFMHQIANDASAAYGEGFRAANAAVNKYGLRRTLDHISMTGSFPV; encoded by the exons ATGCCTCCCTCTGGTGTCAATCATCTGTCTCAGCCTTGCATTTCTG GggattcttcttcctcttacGCAGACAAAAAATCCGGGTGGATGAAATGGTTGAGCAAAATTTTCCGGTCAGGAGGCAACAGGGGAGGCAGCGGCGGGGGCAGCCGTCATCCACATCAGCATCTTGGTGATCAAGAGAACGTGCTCTGGCGAGCTCCGGCGAGATCATCG GAAGATCCTTCCAAAGCTcataaggagaaagaagaactAGACCGTGCAATTGCACTCTCTTTAGCTGAAGATTTGAAAAGACGAAATC GGCATCGTTGGCGtacagaaaatgatgaagcAATTGCTAGAGAAATGCAGGACAAGATGAATTTATCTCCATATCCTTCTGTTGCACCTCCTCAGTTCCATCCCGGTGACATTAG TCGCAGATATTGTGGTGGCTGCAAGCGTGCAATCAGCTATGGCAATTATTTGGGATGCATGGGCACCTACTTCCATCCTGGGTGCTTTTGTTGTCGTTCTTGCGGTTATCCCATTACCGAGCATGAG TTTTCGTTGTCAGGGAAAGATCCATATCACAAGTCTTGTTTCAAAGAGTTGACACATCCAAAGTGTGAAGTCTGCCACCAATTT ATCCCTACAAATCGAGCCGGTTTGATCGAGTATAGATGTCATCCTTTTTGGTCTCAGAAGTATTGTCCATCCCATGAACATGACAACACAGCCCGTTGTTGTAGCTGTGAACGTTTGGAG TCTTGGAATGCAAGATACATTTCTTTGGGAGATGGACGGAGCCTATGCCTAGAATGCATGGAGTCTGCTATCATGGACACGGGAGACTGCCAACCACTCTACCACTCCATTCGAGACTATTACGAAGGGATGAACATGAGAATAGATCAGCAAATTCCCATGCTTCTGGTTGAAAGACAGGCACTCAATGAAGCTATTGTTGGGGAGAAGCAT GGCTTCCATCACATGCCTGAGACTCGAGGTTTATGTCTTTCTGAAGAGCAGACTGTCACCAGT ATTCTCAAGAGGCCAAGAATCGGAGGGCATCGACTCATCGGAATGAGAACTCAACTGCAGAAGCTGACTCGTAGATGCGAAGTTACAGCCATTCTTGTTCTTTATGGTCTTCCAAG cTTTCACAGATTACTAACAGGGGCTATTCTTGCTCATGAGTTGATGCACGGCTGGTTACGGCTAAAAG GATATCGCAACCTTAACCCGGAGGTAGAAGAAGGTATCTGTCAAGTGCTTTCCTACATGTGGCTTGAATCCGAAGTAATGCCGGGGTCTAAATCGGGACCTTCGACATCCACTGcatcctcatcttcttcttcttcctcgtcCTACTACTCTTCATCATCAAAGAAAGGCGGTAAATCTTCGGCCGAAAACAAACTGGGTGAATTTTTCATGCACCAAATAGCGAACGATGCCTCGGCAGCTTATGGGGAAGGTTTCAGAGCTGCTAATGCAGCTGTGAATAAATATGGGCTGCGTCGGACACTGGACCATATTAGCATGACAGGAAGTTTCCCAGTGTAA
- the LOC111807389 gene encoding protein DA1-related 2-like isoform X6, whose translation MPPSGVNHLSQPCISDKKSGWMKWLSKIFRSGGNRGGSGGGSRHPHQHLGDQENVLWRAPARSSEDPSKAHKEKEELDRAIALSLAEDLKRRNRHRWRTENDEAIAREMQDKMNLSPYPSVAPPQFHPGDIRYCGGCKRAISYGNYLGCMGTYFHPGCFCCRSCGYPITEHEFSLSGKDPYHKSCFKELTHPKCEVCHQFIPTNRAGLIEYRCHPFWSQKYCPSHEHDNTARCCSCERLESWNARYISLGDGRSLCLECMESAIMDTGDCQPLYHSIRDYYEGMNMRIDQQIPMLLVERQALNEAIVGEKHGFHHMPETRGLCLSEEQTVTSILKRPRIGGHRLIGMRTQLQKLTRRCEVTAILVLYGLPRLLTGAILAHELMHGWLRLKGYRNLNPEVEEGICQVLSYMWLESEVMPGSKSGPSTSTASSSSSSSSSYYSSSSKKGGKSSAENKLGEFFMHQIANDASAAYGEGFRAANAAVNKYGLRRTLDHISMTGSFPV comes from the exons ATGCCTCCCTCTGGTGTCAATCATCTGTCTCAGCCTTGCATTTCTG ACAAAAAATCCGGGTGGATGAAATGGTTGAGCAAAATTTTCCGGTCAGGAGGCAACAGGGGAGGCAGCGGCGGGGGCAGCCGTCATCCACATCAGCATCTTGGTGATCAAGAGAACGTGCTCTGGCGAGCTCCGGCGAGATCATCG GAAGATCCTTCCAAAGCTcataaggagaaagaagaactAGACCGTGCAATTGCACTCTCTTTAGCTGAAGATTTGAAAAGACGAAATC GGCATCGTTGGCGtacagaaaatgatgaagcAATTGCTAGAGAAATGCAGGACAAGATGAATTTATCTCCATATCCTTCTGTTGCACCTCCTCAGTTCCATCCCGGTGACATTAG ATATTGTGGTGGCTGCAAGCGTGCAATCAGCTATGGCAATTATTTGGGATGCATGGGCACCTACTTCCATCCTGGGTGCTTTTGTTGTCGTTCTTGCGGTTATCCCATTACCGAGCATGAG TTTTCGTTGTCAGGGAAAGATCCATATCACAAGTCTTGTTTCAAAGAGTTGACACATCCAAAGTGTGAAGTCTGCCACCAATTT ATCCCTACAAATCGAGCCGGTTTGATCGAGTATAGATGTCATCCTTTTTGGTCTCAGAAGTATTGTCCATCCCATGAACATGACAACACAGCCCGTTGTTGTAGCTGTGAACGTTTGGAG TCTTGGAATGCAAGATACATTTCTTTGGGAGATGGACGGAGCCTATGCCTAGAATGCATGGAGTCTGCTATCATGGACACGGGAGACTGCCAACCACTCTACCACTCCATTCGAGACTATTACGAAGGGATGAACATGAGAATAGATCAGCAAATTCCCATGCTTCTGGTTGAAAGACAGGCACTCAATGAAGCTATTGTTGGGGAGAAGCAT GGCTTCCATCACATGCCTGAGACTCGAGGTTTATGTCTTTCTGAAGAGCAGACTGTCACCAGT ATTCTCAAGAGGCCAAGAATCGGAGGGCATCGACTCATCGGAATGAGAACTCAACTGCAGAAGCTGACTCGTAGATGCGAAGTTACAGCCATTCTTGTTCTTTATGGTCTTCCAAG ATTACTAACAGGGGCTATTCTTGCTCATGAGTTGATGCACGGCTGGTTACGGCTAAAAG GATATCGCAACCTTAACCCGGAGGTAGAAGAAGGTATCTGTCAAGTGCTTTCCTACATGTGGCTTGAATCCGAAGTAATGCCGGGGTCTAAATCGGGACCTTCGACATCCACTGcatcctcatcttcttcttcttcctcgtcCTACTACTCTTCATCATCAAAGAAAGGCGGTAAATCTTCGGCCGAAAACAAACTGGGTGAATTTTTCATGCACCAAATAGCGAACGATGCCTCGGCAGCTTATGGGGAAGGTTTCAGAGCTGCTAATGCAGCTGTGAATAAATATGGGCTGCGTCGGACACTGGACCATATTAGCATGACAGGAAGTTTCCCAGTGTAA
- the LOC111807389 gene encoding protein DA1-related 2-like isoform X4, giving the protein MPPSGVNHLSQPCISGDSSSSYADKKSGWMKWLSKIFRSGGNRGGSGGGSRHPHQHLGDQENVLWRAPARSSEDPSKAHKEKEELDRAIALSLAEDLKRRNRHRWRTENDEAIAREMQDKMNLSPYPSVAPPQFHPGDIRYCGGCKRAISYGNYLGCMGTYFHPGCFCCRSCGYPITEHEFSLSGKDPYHKSCFKELTHPKCEVCHQFIPTNRAGLIEYRCHPFWSQKYCPSHEHDNTARCCSCERLESWNARYISLGDGRSLCLECMESAIMDTGDCQPLYHSIRDYYEGMNMRIDQQIPMLLVERQALNEAIVGEKHGFHHMPETRGLCLSEEQTVTSILKRPRIGGHRLIGMRTQLQKLTRRCEVTAILVLYGLPRLLTGAILAHELMHGWLRLKGYRNLNPEVEEGICQVLSYMWLESEVMPGSKSGPSTSTASSSSSSSSSYYSSSSKKGGKSSAENKLGEFFMHQIANDASAAYGEGFRAANAAVNKYGLRRTLDHISMTGSFPV; this is encoded by the exons ATGCCTCCCTCTGGTGTCAATCATCTGTCTCAGCCTTGCATTTCTG GggattcttcttcctcttacGCAGACAAAAAATCCGGGTGGATGAAATGGTTGAGCAAAATTTTCCGGTCAGGAGGCAACAGGGGAGGCAGCGGCGGGGGCAGCCGTCATCCACATCAGCATCTTGGTGATCAAGAGAACGTGCTCTGGCGAGCTCCGGCGAGATCATCG GAAGATCCTTCCAAAGCTcataaggagaaagaagaactAGACCGTGCAATTGCACTCTCTTTAGCTGAAGATTTGAAAAGACGAAATC GGCATCGTTGGCGtacagaaaatgatgaagcAATTGCTAGAGAAATGCAGGACAAGATGAATTTATCTCCATATCCTTCTGTTGCACCTCCTCAGTTCCATCCCGGTGACATTAG ATATTGTGGTGGCTGCAAGCGTGCAATCAGCTATGGCAATTATTTGGGATGCATGGGCACCTACTTCCATCCTGGGTGCTTTTGTTGTCGTTCTTGCGGTTATCCCATTACCGAGCATGAG TTTTCGTTGTCAGGGAAAGATCCATATCACAAGTCTTGTTTCAAAGAGTTGACACATCCAAAGTGTGAAGTCTGCCACCAATTT ATCCCTACAAATCGAGCCGGTTTGATCGAGTATAGATGTCATCCTTTTTGGTCTCAGAAGTATTGTCCATCCCATGAACATGACAACACAGCCCGTTGTTGTAGCTGTGAACGTTTGGAG TCTTGGAATGCAAGATACATTTCTTTGGGAGATGGACGGAGCCTATGCCTAGAATGCATGGAGTCTGCTATCATGGACACGGGAGACTGCCAACCACTCTACCACTCCATTCGAGACTATTACGAAGGGATGAACATGAGAATAGATCAGCAAATTCCCATGCTTCTGGTTGAAAGACAGGCACTCAATGAAGCTATTGTTGGGGAGAAGCAT GGCTTCCATCACATGCCTGAGACTCGAGGTTTATGTCTTTCTGAAGAGCAGACTGTCACCAGT ATTCTCAAGAGGCCAAGAATCGGAGGGCATCGACTCATCGGAATGAGAACTCAACTGCAGAAGCTGACTCGTAGATGCGAAGTTACAGCCATTCTTGTTCTTTATGGTCTTCCAAG ATTACTAACAGGGGCTATTCTTGCTCATGAGTTGATGCACGGCTGGTTACGGCTAAAAG GATATCGCAACCTTAACCCGGAGGTAGAAGAAGGTATCTGTCAAGTGCTTTCCTACATGTGGCTTGAATCCGAAGTAATGCCGGGGTCTAAATCGGGACCTTCGACATCCACTGcatcctcatcttcttcttcttcctcgtcCTACTACTCTTCATCATCAAAGAAAGGCGGTAAATCTTCGGCCGAAAACAAACTGGGTGAATTTTTCATGCACCAAATAGCGAACGATGCCTCGGCAGCTTATGGGGAAGGTTTCAGAGCTGCTAATGCAGCTGTGAATAAATATGGGCTGCGTCGGACACTGGACCATATTAGCATGACAGGAAGTTTCCCAGTGTAA
- the LOC111807389 gene encoding protein DA1-related 2-like isoform X5 yields the protein MPPSGVNHLSQPCISDKKSGWMKWLSKIFRSGGNRGGSGGGSRHPHQHLGDQENVLWRAPARSSEDPSKAHKEKEELDRAIALSLAEDLKRRNRHRWRTENDEAIAREMQDKMNLSPYPSVAPPQFHPGDISRRYCGGCKRAISYGNYLGCMGTYFHPGCFCCRSCGYPITEHEFSLSGKDPYHKSCFKELTHPKCEVCHQFIPTNRAGLIEYRCHPFWSQKYCPSHEHDNTARCCSCERLESWNARYISLGDGRSLCLECMESAIMDTGDCQPLYHSIRDYYEGMNMRIDQQIPMLLVERQALNEAIVGEKHGFHHMPETRGLCLSEEQTVTSILKRPRIGGHRLIGMRTQLQKLTRRCEVTAILVLYGLPSFHRLLTGAILAHELMHGWLRLKGYRNLNPEVEEGICQVLSYMWLESEVMPGSKSGPSTSTASSSSSSSSSYYSSSSKKGGKSSAENKLGEFFMHQIANDASAAYGEGFRAANAAVNKYGLRRTLDHISMTGSFPV from the exons ATGCCTCCCTCTGGTGTCAATCATCTGTCTCAGCCTTGCATTTCTG ACAAAAAATCCGGGTGGATGAAATGGTTGAGCAAAATTTTCCGGTCAGGAGGCAACAGGGGAGGCAGCGGCGGGGGCAGCCGTCATCCACATCAGCATCTTGGTGATCAAGAGAACGTGCTCTGGCGAGCTCCGGCGAGATCATCG GAAGATCCTTCCAAAGCTcataaggagaaagaagaactAGACCGTGCAATTGCACTCTCTTTAGCTGAAGATTTGAAAAGACGAAATC GGCATCGTTGGCGtacagaaaatgatgaagcAATTGCTAGAGAAATGCAGGACAAGATGAATTTATCTCCATATCCTTCTGTTGCACCTCCTCAGTTCCATCCCGGTGACATTAG TCGCAGATATTGTGGTGGCTGCAAGCGTGCAATCAGCTATGGCAATTATTTGGGATGCATGGGCACCTACTTCCATCCTGGGTGCTTTTGTTGTCGTTCTTGCGGTTATCCCATTACCGAGCATGAG TTTTCGTTGTCAGGGAAAGATCCATATCACAAGTCTTGTTTCAAAGAGTTGACACATCCAAAGTGTGAAGTCTGCCACCAATTT ATCCCTACAAATCGAGCCGGTTTGATCGAGTATAGATGTCATCCTTTTTGGTCTCAGAAGTATTGTCCATCCCATGAACATGACAACACAGCCCGTTGTTGTAGCTGTGAACGTTTGGAG TCTTGGAATGCAAGATACATTTCTTTGGGAGATGGACGGAGCCTATGCCTAGAATGCATGGAGTCTGCTATCATGGACACGGGAGACTGCCAACCACTCTACCACTCCATTCGAGACTATTACGAAGGGATGAACATGAGAATAGATCAGCAAATTCCCATGCTTCTGGTTGAAAGACAGGCACTCAATGAAGCTATTGTTGGGGAGAAGCAT GGCTTCCATCACATGCCTGAGACTCGAGGTTTATGTCTTTCTGAAGAGCAGACTGTCACCAGT ATTCTCAAGAGGCCAAGAATCGGAGGGCATCGACTCATCGGAATGAGAACTCAACTGCAGAAGCTGACTCGTAGATGCGAAGTTACAGCCATTCTTGTTCTTTATGGTCTTCCAAG cTTTCACAGATTACTAACAGGGGCTATTCTTGCTCATGAGTTGATGCACGGCTGGTTACGGCTAAAAG GATATCGCAACCTTAACCCGGAGGTAGAAGAAGGTATCTGTCAAGTGCTTTCCTACATGTGGCTTGAATCCGAAGTAATGCCGGGGTCTAAATCGGGACCTTCGACATCCACTGcatcctcatcttcttcttcttcctcgtcCTACTACTCTTCATCATCAAAGAAAGGCGGTAAATCTTCGGCCGAAAACAAACTGGGTGAATTTTTCATGCACCAAATAGCGAACGATGCCTCGGCAGCTTATGGGGAAGGTTTCAGAGCTGCTAATGCAGCTGTGAATAAATATGGGCTGCGTCGGACACTGGACCATATTAGCATGACAGGAAGTTTCCCAGTGTAA
- the LOC111807389 gene encoding protein DA1-related 2-like isoform X3, with protein MPPSGVNHLSQPCISGDSSSSYADKKSGWMKWLSKIFRSGGNRGGSGGGSRHPHQHLGDQENVLWRAPARSSEDPSKAHKEKEELDRAIALSLAEDLKRRNRHRWRTENDEAIAREMQDKMNLSPYPSVAPPQFHPGDISRRYCGGCKRAISYGNYLGCMGTYFHPGCFCCRSCGYPITEHEFSLSGKDPYHKSCFKELTHPKCEVCHQFIPTNRAGLIEYRCHPFWSQKYCPSHEHDNTARCCSCERLESWNARYISLGDGRSLCLECMESAIMDTGDCQPLYHSIRDYYEGMNMRIDQQIPMLLVERQALNEAIVGEKHGFHHMPETRGLCLSEEQTVTSILKRPRIGGHRLIGMRTQLQKLTRRCEVTAILVLYGLPRLLTGAILAHELMHGWLRLKGYRNLNPEVEEGICQVLSYMWLESEVMPGSKSGPSTSTASSSSSSSSSYYSSSSKKGGKSSAENKLGEFFMHQIANDASAAYGEGFRAANAAVNKYGLRRTLDHISMTGSFPV; from the exons ATGCCTCCCTCTGGTGTCAATCATCTGTCTCAGCCTTGCATTTCTG GggattcttcttcctcttacGCAGACAAAAAATCCGGGTGGATGAAATGGTTGAGCAAAATTTTCCGGTCAGGAGGCAACAGGGGAGGCAGCGGCGGGGGCAGCCGTCATCCACATCAGCATCTTGGTGATCAAGAGAACGTGCTCTGGCGAGCTCCGGCGAGATCATCG GAAGATCCTTCCAAAGCTcataaggagaaagaagaactAGACCGTGCAATTGCACTCTCTTTAGCTGAAGATTTGAAAAGACGAAATC GGCATCGTTGGCGtacagaaaatgatgaagcAATTGCTAGAGAAATGCAGGACAAGATGAATTTATCTCCATATCCTTCTGTTGCACCTCCTCAGTTCCATCCCGGTGACATTAG TCGCAGATATTGTGGTGGCTGCAAGCGTGCAATCAGCTATGGCAATTATTTGGGATGCATGGGCACCTACTTCCATCCTGGGTGCTTTTGTTGTCGTTCTTGCGGTTATCCCATTACCGAGCATGAG TTTTCGTTGTCAGGGAAAGATCCATATCACAAGTCTTGTTTCAAAGAGTTGACACATCCAAAGTGTGAAGTCTGCCACCAATTT ATCCCTACAAATCGAGCCGGTTTGATCGAGTATAGATGTCATCCTTTTTGGTCTCAGAAGTATTGTCCATCCCATGAACATGACAACACAGCCCGTTGTTGTAGCTGTGAACGTTTGGAG TCTTGGAATGCAAGATACATTTCTTTGGGAGATGGACGGAGCCTATGCCTAGAATGCATGGAGTCTGCTATCATGGACACGGGAGACTGCCAACCACTCTACCACTCCATTCGAGACTATTACGAAGGGATGAACATGAGAATAGATCAGCAAATTCCCATGCTTCTGGTTGAAAGACAGGCACTCAATGAAGCTATTGTTGGGGAGAAGCAT GGCTTCCATCACATGCCTGAGACTCGAGGTTTATGTCTTTCTGAAGAGCAGACTGTCACCAGT ATTCTCAAGAGGCCAAGAATCGGAGGGCATCGACTCATCGGAATGAGAACTCAACTGCAGAAGCTGACTCGTAGATGCGAAGTTACAGCCATTCTTGTTCTTTATGGTCTTCCAAG ATTACTAACAGGGGCTATTCTTGCTCATGAGTTGATGCACGGCTGGTTACGGCTAAAAG GATATCGCAACCTTAACCCGGAGGTAGAAGAAGGTATCTGTCAAGTGCTTTCCTACATGTGGCTTGAATCCGAAGTAATGCCGGGGTCTAAATCGGGACCTTCGACATCCACTGcatcctcatcttcttcttcttcctcgtcCTACTACTCTTCATCATCAAAGAAAGGCGGTAAATCTTCGGCCGAAAACAAACTGGGTGAATTTTTCATGCACCAAATAGCGAACGATGCCTCGGCAGCTTATGGGGAAGGTTTCAGAGCTGCTAATGCAGCTGTGAATAAATATGGGCTGCGTCGGACACTGGACCATATTAGCATGACAGGAAGTTTCCCAGTGTAA
- the LOC111807389 gene encoding protein DA1-related 2-like isoform X2 yields MPPSGVNHLSQPCISGDSSSSYADKKSGWMKWLSKIFRSGGNRGGSGGGSRHPHQHLGDQENVLWRAPARSSEDPSKAHKEKEELDRAIALSLAEDLKRRNRHRWRTENDEAIAREMQDKMNLSPYPSVAPPQFHPGDIRYCGGCKRAISYGNYLGCMGTYFHPGCFCCRSCGYPITEHEFSLSGKDPYHKSCFKELTHPKCEVCHQFIPTNRAGLIEYRCHPFWSQKYCPSHEHDNTARCCSCERLESWNARYISLGDGRSLCLECMESAIMDTGDCQPLYHSIRDYYEGMNMRIDQQIPMLLVERQALNEAIVGEKHGFHHMPETRGLCLSEEQTVTSILKRPRIGGHRLIGMRTQLQKLTRRCEVTAILVLYGLPSFHRLLTGAILAHELMHGWLRLKGYRNLNPEVEEGICQVLSYMWLESEVMPGSKSGPSTSTASSSSSSSSSYYSSSSKKGGKSSAENKLGEFFMHQIANDASAAYGEGFRAANAAVNKYGLRRTLDHISMTGSFPV; encoded by the exons ATGCCTCCCTCTGGTGTCAATCATCTGTCTCAGCCTTGCATTTCTG GggattcttcttcctcttacGCAGACAAAAAATCCGGGTGGATGAAATGGTTGAGCAAAATTTTCCGGTCAGGAGGCAACAGGGGAGGCAGCGGCGGGGGCAGCCGTCATCCACATCAGCATCTTGGTGATCAAGAGAACGTGCTCTGGCGAGCTCCGGCGAGATCATCG GAAGATCCTTCCAAAGCTcataaggagaaagaagaactAGACCGTGCAATTGCACTCTCTTTAGCTGAAGATTTGAAAAGACGAAATC GGCATCGTTGGCGtacagaaaatgatgaagcAATTGCTAGAGAAATGCAGGACAAGATGAATTTATCTCCATATCCTTCTGTTGCACCTCCTCAGTTCCATCCCGGTGACATTAG ATATTGTGGTGGCTGCAAGCGTGCAATCAGCTATGGCAATTATTTGGGATGCATGGGCACCTACTTCCATCCTGGGTGCTTTTGTTGTCGTTCTTGCGGTTATCCCATTACCGAGCATGAG TTTTCGTTGTCAGGGAAAGATCCATATCACAAGTCTTGTTTCAAAGAGTTGACACATCCAAAGTGTGAAGTCTGCCACCAATTT ATCCCTACAAATCGAGCCGGTTTGATCGAGTATAGATGTCATCCTTTTTGGTCTCAGAAGTATTGTCCATCCCATGAACATGACAACACAGCCCGTTGTTGTAGCTGTGAACGTTTGGAG TCTTGGAATGCAAGATACATTTCTTTGGGAGATGGACGGAGCCTATGCCTAGAATGCATGGAGTCTGCTATCATGGACACGGGAGACTGCCAACCACTCTACCACTCCATTCGAGACTATTACGAAGGGATGAACATGAGAATAGATCAGCAAATTCCCATGCTTCTGGTTGAAAGACAGGCACTCAATGAAGCTATTGTTGGGGAGAAGCAT GGCTTCCATCACATGCCTGAGACTCGAGGTTTATGTCTTTCTGAAGAGCAGACTGTCACCAGT ATTCTCAAGAGGCCAAGAATCGGAGGGCATCGACTCATCGGAATGAGAACTCAACTGCAGAAGCTGACTCGTAGATGCGAAGTTACAGCCATTCTTGTTCTTTATGGTCTTCCAAG cTTTCACAGATTACTAACAGGGGCTATTCTTGCTCATGAGTTGATGCACGGCTGGTTACGGCTAAAAG GATATCGCAACCTTAACCCGGAGGTAGAAGAAGGTATCTGTCAAGTGCTTTCCTACATGTGGCTTGAATCCGAAGTAATGCCGGGGTCTAAATCGGGACCTTCGACATCCACTGcatcctcatcttcttcttcttcctcgtcCTACTACTCTTCATCATCAAAGAAAGGCGGTAAATCTTCGGCCGAAAACAAACTGGGTGAATTTTTCATGCACCAAATAGCGAACGATGCCTCGGCAGCTTATGGGGAAGGTTTCAGAGCTGCTAATGCAGCTGTGAATAAATATGGGCTGCGTCGGACACTGGACCATATTAGCATGACAGGAAGTTTCCCAGTGTAA